From Synoicihabitans lomoniglobus, the proteins below share one genomic window:
- the gmd gene encoding GDP-mannose 4,6-dehydratase — protein sequence MKKALITGITGQDGSYLAELLLAKGYEVHGVIRRSSTFNTSRIDHLYRDPHVNGVKLFLHYGDLTDSVQMVKLLYSLQPDEIYNLGAQSHVRVSFDVPEYTGDVVGMGAQRILEAIQEAGLVKKVRYYQASSSEMFGKVQAVPQIETTPFWPRSPYACAKLYAHWLTVNYRESYGLHASSGILFNHESPRRGETFVTRKITRAATRIKLGLQEKLYMGNLDAKRDWGYAKEYVEMMWMMLQQDNPDDYVVATNETHTVKAFIEETFGLLDLDWEKYVEYDKRYDRPAEVDLLIGDPAKAKKQLGWEPKVKFKELVRIMTEADLELAKREAQIASLPAL from the coding sequence ATGAAAAAGGCACTCATCACCGGCATCACCGGCCAAGACGGTTCTTACTTGGCGGAACTCCTTCTGGCCAAAGGCTATGAAGTTCATGGCGTGATTCGTCGGTCTTCGACGTTTAACACCAGCCGGATCGACCACCTGTATCGTGATCCCCACGTCAACGGGGTGAAGCTGTTTCTGCACTATGGCGATCTGACCGACTCCGTGCAGATGGTGAAATTGCTCTACAGCCTGCAACCGGACGAAATCTACAATCTCGGTGCACAGTCTCACGTCCGCGTCTCGTTCGACGTGCCGGAATATACCGGGGACGTGGTGGGCATGGGAGCGCAGCGCATCCTCGAGGCGATTCAAGAGGCCGGTTTGGTCAAAAAGGTGCGTTACTACCAAGCGTCCTCCTCTGAAATGTTTGGGAAGGTGCAAGCGGTGCCACAGATCGAGACCACACCGTTCTGGCCACGTTCGCCTTACGCCTGTGCCAAGCTTTACGCGCACTGGCTCACGGTGAACTACCGCGAATCCTACGGCCTGCACGCGTCGAGCGGTATTCTCTTTAATCACGAGTCGCCGCGTCGTGGTGAAACGTTCGTGACTCGCAAGATCACGCGGGCCGCCACCCGCATCAAGTTGGGCCTCCAGGAAAAACTCTACATGGGCAACCTCGACGCCAAACGCGACTGGGGCTACGCCAAGGAATACGTCGAGATGATGTGGATGATGCTCCAGCAGGACAATCCCGACGACTACGTCGTTGCCACCAACGAGACCCACACGGTCAAGGCGTTCATCGAGGAAACGTTCGGATTGCTCGATCTCGATTGGGAAAAATATGTCGAATACGACAAGCGTTACGACCGCCCGGCGGAAGTGGATCTGCTCATCGGTGATCCGGCGAAGGCCAAGAAACAACTCGGCTGGGAGCCTAAGGTGAAGTTCAAGGAGCTCGTCAGAATTATGACCGAAGCCGACCTTGAGCTCGCCAAGCGCGAAGCCCAGATCGCCAGCCTGCCCGCGTTGTAA
- a CDS encoding dihydrofolate reductase family protein encodes MRLVLIVAQSLDGFITRHDDPGVAWASAADQKWFRSCLSEFDCSVTGRATYEVIRDVVLAAKPNGRRRIVMTRQPERFSADIRPGLLEFSAAEPPSIVASLAASGGKNCAVLGGAQVHDAFLHAGLVDEIWTTIEPRIFGQGTPLVGRRHDLSLTLRDHQRLPDSDSIVLRYTVQR; translated from the coding sequence ATGCGTCTCGTTCTCATCGTCGCCCAGTCCTTGGACGGCTTCATCACCCGTCATGACGATCCCGGCGTCGCCTGGGCTTCGGCTGCCGACCAGAAATGGTTTCGAAGCTGTCTGAGCGAATTCGATTGCAGCGTCACGGGGCGGGCGACCTACGAAGTGATACGCGACGTGGTTCTGGCCGCCAAACCCAACGGCCGCCGTCGTATCGTAATGACGCGTCAGCCCGAGCGGTTTAGCGCCGATATCCGTCCGGGGCTCTTGGAATTCAGTGCCGCCGAACCACCATCCATCGTGGCCTCGCTCGCCGCCTCGGGCGGTAAAAACTGCGCCGTGCTGGGCGGGGCTCAGGTGCACGATGCCTTTCTCCACGCCGGGTTGGTCGACGAGATATGGACCACCATCGAGCCTCGAATATTCGGTCAAGGCACCCCGCTGGTCGGCCGACGGCACGATCTTTCGCTGACCTTGCGCGACCACCAAAGACTTCCCGACAGTGACTCGATCGTGTTGCGCTATACCGTGCAGCGCTGA
- a CDS encoding phosphoadenylyl-sulfate reductase, producing the protein MSAATAVATRPSEPELEALDAAARVRWAVDTYGEQLILTTSFGVQSAVMLHLVTQVAPRIPVVFIDTGYLFPETYRFADELTRRLDLNLKVFNPQLSAARQEAMFGKRWERGEEELKQYNLINKVEPMDRAVKELGATAWLAGLRRSQASTREQLPVVQSQNKVTKIHPIIDWDNREVHRYLTQHDLPYHPLWEQGYVSLGDWHSTTPLSAGMSEEDTRFGGQKRECGLHEISGQPDFQI; encoded by the coding sequence ATGAGTGCAGCCACCGCCGTCGCCACCCGTCCGTCCGAGCCTGAATTGGAAGCTTTGGACGCAGCTGCCCGGGTGCGCTGGGCCGTGGATACCTATGGTGAGCAACTGATCCTCACGACGAGCTTCGGGGTGCAATCGGCGGTCATGTTGCACCTGGTCACGCAGGTGGCACCGCGCATTCCGGTCGTGTTCATCGACACCGGTTACCTGTTTCCGGAGACCTATCGTTTCGCCGACGAATTGACGCGCCGTCTCGATCTCAACCTCAAGGTTTTCAATCCCCAACTCTCGGCCGCGCGCCAGGAAGCGATGTTTGGCAAGCGTTGGGAACGCGGGGAAGAGGAGCTCAAGCAGTATAATCTGATCAACAAAGTTGAGCCCATGGATCGAGCCGTGAAGGAGCTCGGAGCGACGGCTTGGTTGGCCGGTTTACGCCGCAGCCAAGCGAGCACGCGGGAGCAGTTGCCGGTGGTGCAGAGCCAGAACAAAGTCACCAAAATTCACCCGATCATTGATTGGGACAACCGGGAGGTGCATCGGTATCTCACGCAGCACGATTTGCCGTATCATCCCCTGTGGGAGCAAGGTTACGTCTCGTTGGGCGACTGGCACAGCACCACGCCGTTGTCGGCGGGCATGTCCGAGGAAGACACGCGCTTCGGTGGCCAGAAGCGCGAATGCGGTTTGCACGAAATCAGCGGCCAGCCTGACTTCCAAATCTGA
- a CDS encoding valine--tRNA ligase, giving the protein MPEITKSYEAQDVEAKWYAAWQQAGCFAGAAAPGQETYSIVIPPPNVTGILHMGHVLNNTLQDVLIRRARLEGKAALWIPGTDHAGIATQTMVEKHLKKTEGKSRYDLGREAFLERVWDWRHEKGDKILQQLRELGCSCDWDRTNFTMDPAYSKSVLTAFVKLFQGGHIYRGKRMVNWCPASLTALSDEEVEMRPTKGHIWRIRYELVEPVGETTHIVLETTRPETIGADVAVAVHPKDERFAALIGKHVWRPIGERVALPIITDEMVEMEFGGGALKVTPAHDKVDFEIGQRNGLEVIDCLEPDGTLNAAAGPELAGMERFAGRKRAAELLEERGNLIEAKPYENNVGYSQRAGVPIEPRLMQQWWLRYPRVEEAKQVVRDGLVQLHPQRWTKVYLNWLENIQDWCISRQLWWGHRVPVWYRKGIDKETLTEADLQDPSKIHVSLEGPTDPENWDQEADVLDTWASSWLWPMGTLGWPDPEAEAKSNFDAFYPTTTLATGADIIFFWVARMIMAGLEFARPGAPVEQRIPFKHVYFNGIVRDKQGRKMSKTLGNSPDPLDLIKSYGADGLRFGLLQMAPLGQDVKFDESRIETGKNFCNKLWNACRFRTMSGDMSDNRSLDAILARLDPAQFDEDDHAILAALLDAMRTLEKSFVEFEFAAATQKLYSFFWNDFCDWYVEVAKTRVQDPAVKDHALAVQDLVIRQFLLLFEPFAPFIAEELWSQLGYGAEGTFLQDNRLETAADLAEAIASRGAAVDTGASVLVDQLKQFTSQARQLKADQAVAQKRDVTFQLVADDAGWTAVEPHLAKLVRLIGTESIARTADEPALPAIVTPFGTLYLDTGVTVDPAAERARLTKELAQLGKHIAGTKGRLSNEAFVSKAPPAVIDGAKKQLADLEAKAAEVERLLKAL; this is encoded by the coding sequence ATGCCCGAGATCACCAAGAGCTACGAAGCCCAAGACGTTGAAGCCAAATGGTATGCCGCCTGGCAGCAGGCCGGCTGCTTTGCCGGAGCAGCTGCCCCGGGGCAGGAAACCTATTCCATCGTCATCCCCCCACCGAACGTGACCGGCATTCTGCACATGGGCCATGTGCTCAACAACACCCTGCAGGATGTGTTGATCCGCCGCGCCCGCCTCGAAGGCAAAGCCGCCCTGTGGATTCCTGGCACCGATCACGCCGGTATTGCCACGCAGACGATGGTCGAGAAGCATCTCAAGAAGACCGAAGGCAAATCTCGCTACGATCTCGGTCGCGAGGCGTTCCTCGAACGGGTCTGGGACTGGCGGCACGAAAAGGGCGACAAGATCCTGCAGCAACTGCGCGAGTTGGGCTGCTCGTGTGACTGGGATCGCACAAATTTCACCATGGATCCGGCTTACTCGAAGTCGGTGCTGACGGCGTTCGTGAAGCTTTTCCAGGGGGGACACATCTATCGCGGCAAGCGCATGGTCAACTGGTGTCCGGCATCACTCACGGCATTGTCCGACGAAGAAGTCGAAATGCGGCCGACCAAGGGCCACATCTGGCGCATTCGTTACGAGTTGGTTGAGCCGGTCGGCGAGACGACCCACATCGTGCTCGAAACCACGCGGCCCGAAACGATCGGGGCCGACGTTGCCGTCGCGGTCCACCCGAAGGACGAACGTTTTGCGGCGCTCATCGGCAAGCACGTGTGGCGGCCGATCGGCGAACGCGTGGCGCTTCCCATCATCACCGATGAGATGGTCGAAATGGAATTCGGCGGCGGAGCGCTCAAAGTCACCCCGGCGCATGACAAGGTCGACTTTGAGATCGGCCAACGCAACGGGTTGGAGGTCATCGACTGCTTGGAGCCCGACGGCACCCTTAACGCCGCCGCCGGTCCCGAATTGGCTGGCATGGAACGTTTCGCCGGACGCAAACGTGCTGCCGAGTTGCTCGAAGAGCGGGGCAACCTCATCGAGGCCAAGCCGTATGAAAACAATGTCGGCTACTCGCAACGAGCCGGAGTGCCGATTGAGCCGCGCCTGATGCAGCAATGGTGGCTGCGCTATCCGCGCGTCGAGGAAGCCAAGCAAGTCGTGCGCGACGGGTTGGTGCAGTTGCACCCGCAACGGTGGACCAAGGTTTACCTGAACTGGTTGGAGAACATTCAGGATTGGTGCATCAGCCGCCAACTCTGGTGGGGCCACCGCGTCCCGGTGTGGTATCGCAAGGGTATCGACAAGGAGACCTTGACGGAGGCCGATCTGCAGGATCCGAGCAAGATTCACGTTTCGCTCGAAGGACCGACCGACCCGGAAAACTGGGATCAAGAGGCGGATGTCCTCGATACCTGGGCGTCGTCCTGGCTGTGGCCCATGGGCACGCTCGGCTGGCCCGATCCGGAGGCGGAAGCCAAGTCGAACTTCGACGCGTTTTACCCGACGACCACGTTGGCCACGGGCGCGGACATTATCTTCTTCTGGGTCGCCCGCATGATTATGGCGGGTCTCGAATTCGCCCGCCCGGGAGCGCCGGTCGAACAACGCATCCCGTTCAAACATGTCTATTTCAACGGCATCGTGCGCGACAAGCAGGGGCGCAAGATGTCGAAGACGCTCGGCAACTCGCCCGACCCGCTTGATCTCATCAAGTCGTATGGGGCCGACGGCCTGCGCTTCGGTCTGTTGCAAATGGCTCCGCTCGGTCAGGACGTGAAGTTCGACGAAAGTCGGATCGAGACCGGCAAGAACTTCTGCAACAAACTCTGGAATGCGTGCCGCTTCCGCACGATGAGTGGCGACATGAGCGACAACCGCTCGCTCGACGCCATCCTGGCGCGGCTTGATCCGGCTCAGTTTGACGAAGACGATCACGCCATTCTGGCGGCGCTGCTCGACGCCATGCGCACGTTGGAAAAGAGCTTCGTCGAGTTCGAATTCGCGGCAGCCACGCAAAAACTGTATTCGTTTTTCTGGAACGATTTTTGCGACTGGTATGTGGAGGTCGCCAAGACCCGCGTGCAGGATCCGGCGGTCAAGGACCACGCGCTGGCGGTGCAGGACTTGGTCATTCGCCAGTTCCTGCTGCTCTTCGAGCCGTTCGCTCCGTTCATCGCGGAGGAATTATGGAGTCAACTGGGTTACGGCGCGGAAGGCACCTTCCTGCAGGACAACCGACTGGAAACGGCGGCGGATCTGGCGGAGGCCATCGCATCCCGCGGTGCCGCCGTCGACACCGGTGCGTCCGTGCTCGTCGATCAGTTGAAGCAGTTCACGTCGCAGGCACGTCAGCTCAAGGCCGACCAAGCGGTGGCCCAGAAGCGCGACGTCACGTTCCAGCTCGTTGCCGACGACGCGGGGTGGACGGCCGTCGAACCGCACCTGGCAAAGCTCGTCCGCCTCATCGGCACGGAATCGATCGCTCGCACGGCTGACGAACCGGCCTTGCCCGCGATCGTGACGCCGTTTGGCACGTTGTATTTGGATACGGGCGTCACAGTGGATCCGGCGGCGGAACGCGCGCGTTTGACCAAGGAACTCGCTCAACTCGGCAAACATATCGCCGGCACCAAGGGGCGCCTCAGCAACGAGGCGTTCGTTAGCAAAGCACCACCCGCGGTGATTGACGGGGCCAAGAAGCAATTAGCCGACCTCGAAGCCAAAGCCGCGGAAGTTGAACGATTACTTAAGGCGCTGTAG
- the glnD gene encoding [protein-PII] uridylyltransferase produces the protein MSDLTQQHALERLNFTGDTSVADRTSACKNFLQLETSRLKMRHDSGAPGTETAAELAHAVDVMLVQLFECALGTWERANGKLPSSVSLIALGGYGRAELSPLSDIDLMFLFPAKTRASLVQPLQEHLTQEILYPLWDCGLKVGHSTRTLDEVFSEARTEIQSKTALLESRLLAGSASLYETFATSYRSFYTRENPAQYLTERLEDQANRRQKYGGTVFLQEPDIKNGVGGLRDYQNTIWIARVKLDIDDIDELVTQKYIRPNELKAFQRAYQFLLRVRAELHFQSKRPTDLLDLEAQPRIALGLGYTAPELLRRVELFMRDYYRAAQTIYRTSKIVENRLALNLEAPPDAKFSFADIIRSRRYEKVRRIDGFLLRSNELSAGSSRVFAEDPDRMIRVFRHAQRLDATLHFDLQSLIRDNGSLITGDVIRSPDANVSFKAILQEAGSVHPTLSKMHELGVLGRFIPEFDGLTCLVQHEYYHRYTADIHTLNTIRELDDILSSDDPSTQKYRAALRETPEPELLYLILLLHDIGKAKGIRHHAESGVEIATPLLTRLEIDESKRDIVTFIIRNHLVMARFSQKRDVDDPATAEAFAETISEPDLLRYLYVHTYCDARGTASDLWNSYKDTLHQQLYRSTLEYLVHGDAIAARHRKRLQMIRHELIARQVPGVSEDEISAHFNLLPDRYFLNTDQAEILLHLHMVNQLLKTIAATESIGSLRPVVEWRNDLNRSLTVVHIVTWDRAGLFFKLAGAFNVAGLSILSSKVASRGDHIAIDTFYVTEPGGGPVESDKVRQIFDDTLEAALLHDKDLLPEIVAHAEQAASARRYTRDNGRAEMVHATFPPRVDIYHELSMERTIVEVQAPDQIGLLFRVARTISEHQFDITFARIGTERHMAIDTFYIVDVSEGPISDPQRLQNLQDALKLIVTPRAPAHAS, from the coding sequence ATGTCCGACCTCACTCAGCAACACGCCCTCGAACGCTTGAACTTTACCGGCGACACCTCCGTCGCGGATCGGACGTCGGCTTGCAAAAACTTCCTCCAACTCGAGACCAGCCGGCTCAAAATGCGTCACGACTCCGGCGCGCCGGGCACCGAAACCGCCGCCGAACTGGCCCACGCGGTCGATGTGATGCTGGTGCAACTTTTCGAGTGCGCCCTCGGCACCTGGGAACGCGCCAACGGTAAACTCCCCAGTTCGGTCAGCCTGATCGCACTGGGCGGCTACGGTCGCGCGGAACTGAGTCCGCTGAGCGACATCGACCTGATGTTCCTCTTCCCCGCCAAGACCCGTGCGTCGTTGGTGCAGCCGCTGCAGGAACATCTTACGCAGGAGATCCTTTACCCGCTGTGGGACTGCGGCCTCAAAGTCGGGCACTCCACGCGCACCCTGGACGAAGTCTTCAGCGAGGCCCGCACCGAGATCCAATCCAAAACCGCCCTGCTCGAATCGCGTCTGCTCGCCGGTTCCGCCAGCTTATACGAGACGTTTGCGACCTCCTATCGCAGCTTTTACACGCGGGAAAACCCTGCACAGTATCTCACCGAGCGTCTCGAGGACCAAGCCAACCGACGCCAGAAATACGGCGGCACCGTTTTTCTCCAGGAACCCGACATCAAAAACGGCGTCGGCGGACTACGAGACTACCAGAACACCATCTGGATCGCCCGCGTGAAGCTCGACATCGACGACATCGACGAGCTCGTCACGCAGAAATACATCCGCCCCAACGAGCTGAAGGCCTTTCAGCGCGCCTACCAGTTTCTCCTGCGCGTGCGCGCCGAACTGCATTTTCAAAGCAAGCGCCCGACTGACCTGCTGGATCTCGAAGCCCAACCTCGCATCGCCCTCGGCCTCGGCTACACCGCGCCGGAACTGCTGCGTCGGGTGGAGTTGTTCATGCGCGATTACTACCGCGCCGCCCAGACCATTTACCGGACGTCCAAAATCGTCGAAAACCGGCTCGCACTCAATCTGGAAGCTCCGCCGGACGCGAAGTTCTCCTTCGCCGATATCATCCGGTCACGCCGCTACGAAAAGGTCCGCCGCATCGATGGTTTCCTGCTGCGCAGCAACGAACTTTCCGCCGGCAGCTCGCGCGTCTTTGCCGAGGATCCCGACCGGATGATTCGCGTGTTTCGCCACGCCCAACGCTTGGACGCGACCCTGCACTTCGACCTGCAGTCGCTCATCCGCGACAACGGAAGCCTCATCACCGGCGACGTAATCAGATCGCCCGATGCCAACGTCAGTTTCAAGGCGATCCTGCAGGAAGCCGGCTCGGTCCACCCGACGCTGAGCAAAATGCATGAGCTGGGCGTGCTCGGGCGCTTCATTCCGGAGTTCGATGGCCTGACCTGTCTGGTGCAGCACGAATATTACCACCGCTACACGGCCGATATTCATACCTTGAATACAATCCGCGAGCTCGACGACATCCTCTCCTCCGACGATCCGAGCACGCAAAAATACCGGGCCGCCCTGCGGGAAACCCCCGAGCCCGAGTTGCTGTATCTCATTCTGCTGCTGCACGATATCGGCAAGGCCAAAGGCATCCGTCACCACGCCGAATCCGGCGTGGAAATCGCCACGCCTCTGCTCACCCGTTTGGAGATCGATGAGTCCAAACGCGATATTGTTACTTTTATTATTCGAAATCACCTCGTGATGGCACGGTTTTCGCAGAAACGGGATGTGGATGATCCCGCCACTGCTGAAGCTTTCGCCGAGACGATTTCAGAGCCCGACCTGCTCCGTTATCTCTACGTGCACACCTATTGTGACGCCCGGGGCACCGCCTCGGATTTGTGGAACAGCTACAAGGACACGCTCCACCAACAACTCTACCGCAGCACGCTGGAGTATTTGGTTCACGGGGACGCCATTGCCGCACGTCATCGGAAACGCCTCCAGATGATCCGTCACGAACTCATTGCCCGCCAAGTGCCCGGCGTCAGCGAAGACGAGATCTCCGCGCACTTCAACCTGCTGCCGGACCGCTACTTCCTCAACACCGACCAAGCCGAGATCCTGCTGCATCTCCACATGGTCAACCAACTGCTCAAAACCATCGCCGCGACCGAATCCATTGGTTCGCTGCGCCCGGTGGTCGAATGGCGCAATGATCTCAACCGCTCGCTGACCGTTGTCCACATCGTGACTTGGGACCGGGCCGGCCTGTTCTTCAAACTTGCCGGCGCATTCAATGTGGCCGGGCTTTCCATTCTTTCCTCCAAAGTGGCCTCCCGGGGCGACCACATCGCCATCGATACGTTCTACGTCACCGAGCCGGGCGGCGGTCCCGTGGAGAGTGACAAGGTGCGGCAAATCTTCGACGACACGCTCGAAGCCGCCCTGCTTCACGACAAAGACTTGTTGCCCGAAATCGTGGCCCACGCGGAACAGGCCGCCTCCGCTCGTCGCTACACCCGCGACAATGGTCGGGCCGAAATGGTGCACGCCACCTTCCCCCCTCGCGTGGATATCTACCACGAACTTTCGATGGAGCGAACGATCGTCGAAGTGCAGGCCCCGGACCAAATCGGCCTGCTCTTCCGCGTCGCCCGCACCATCAGCGAGCATCAGTTTGACATCACCTTCGCCCGCATTGGCACGGAACGACATATGGCGATCGACACCTTCTACATCGTCGATGTGAGCGAAGGCCCGATCAGTGATCCGCAGCGTCTGCAAAACCTGCAGGATGCCCTGAAGCTCATCGTCACGCCGCGCGCCCCCGCCCACGCCTCATAA
- a CDS encoding GAF domain-containing protein, protein MELPADPRTLPALYRISTLAGRRDEPRQILHAILKIVIDALGAVSGDISLLNPDTGKLEIEIADKGDGTPNESLSLRLGQGITGWVAFHGRPQLVMDVERDPRYVRVRENVRTEMVTPMIGANSQVMGVINVDGDRVGGFNDMDLELMLALTAEATTVMERHWELLNLRGKERQLSTLISIGQTLVSKFEPQELFESMTRDARTITNSRACALYLHDAEAQTARLVAFDGPESTQLPHEELPLDTCLVSSAIHTKRSVEFSDIQSPEFVDVIDLPREPNLRSMLATPMAIEQEIIGVLVVFTSVVHRFNNDEKRLARALTSLGAVALQNSRLYARVFQSEATLRKNEQLTTLGLLAAEIAHEIRNPLTVLKLLFSTLRLDYPEGDPRKTDVRVITEKLDQLEAIVSRVLNFAKAPSSLHSRWNVSDIIEDTLVLIRLKLTQGKIQLNYDAPEQSLIVDVHKGQLQQVLLNLLINATQVMPDGGRITLSVTAEHPPEGDRLVRIDVSDTGPGIPAEMRDRIFDSFLSGRPDGTGLGLAIAKRILASHHGDIDLRASGPEGTTMSIILPLA, encoded by the coding sequence GTGGAGCTCCCTGCCGACCCTCGCACTCTTCCCGCCCTTTATCGCATCAGCACGCTCGCCGGCCGTCGCGATGAACCGCGTCAGATCCTGCATGCGATCCTTAAAATCGTGATCGATGCCCTCGGGGCCGTGTCGGGCGACATTTCCCTGCTCAATCCCGACACCGGTAAGCTGGAGATCGAAATCGCCGACAAAGGCGACGGCACGCCCAACGAGAGCCTCTCACTGCGTCTCGGCCAGGGCATCACCGGCTGGGTCGCCTTTCACGGTCGCCCGCAGCTGGTCATGGACGTGGAGCGCGATCCGCGCTACGTGCGCGTCCGCGAAAATGTTCGCACCGAAATGGTCACTCCCATGATCGGCGCCAACAGCCAGGTTATGGGCGTTATCAACGTCGACGGCGACCGCGTGGGCGGCTTCAACGACATGGATCTCGAGCTCATGCTCGCCCTCACCGCCGAAGCCACCACGGTAATGGAGCGCCACTGGGAACTGCTCAATCTGCGCGGCAAGGAGCGCCAGCTCTCCACCCTCATTTCGATCGGCCAAACCCTGGTTTCCAAATTTGAGCCGCAGGAGCTTTTTGAGAGCATGACGCGGGACGCCCGCACCATCACCAACTCCCGGGCGTGCGCGCTCTACCTCCACGACGCCGAGGCGCAAACCGCCCGACTCGTCGCCTTCGACGGTCCCGAGTCCACCCAACTCCCCCACGAGGAGCTTCCCCTCGACACCTGTCTCGTATCCTCGGCGATTCATACGAAGCGTTCCGTCGAGTTTTCCGACATTCAGTCTCCCGAGTTCGTCGATGTGATCGATCTCCCCCGCGAGCCGAATCTGCGCTCCATGCTGGCCACGCCCATGGCGATTGAGCAAGAGATCATCGGCGTGCTGGTCGTGTTCACGTCCGTGGTTCACCGGTTCAACAACGACGAAAAACGTCTCGCCCGCGCCCTCACCAGTCTCGGCGCCGTCGCCCTCCAAAATTCTCGTCTCTACGCCCGCGTTTTTCAAAGCGAGGCCACCCTGCGCAAGAACGAGCAGCTCACCACGCTCGGTCTGCTCGCCGCCGAGATCGCGCACGAGATCCGCAACCCGCTCACCGTGCTCAAGCTCCTCTTCAGCACGCTGCGCCTCGACTACCCCGAAGGCGATCCGCGCAAGACCGATGTGCGCGTGATTACGGAAAAGCTGGATCAACTCGAAGCCATCGTCAGTCGGGTGCTCAACTTCGCCAAGGCGCCCTCCAGCCTGCATTCCCGCTGGAACGTGAGCGACATCATCGAGGACACCTTGGTGCTTATTCGCCTCAAACTCACCCAAGGCAAGATCCAGCTCAACTACGACGCCCCCGAGCAGTCCCTGATCGTCGATGTGCACAAGGGCCAGCTTCAGCAGGTGTTGCTCAACCTGCTCATCAACGCCACCCAGGTCATGCCCGACGGCGGCCGCATCACCCTGAGCGTGACGGCGGAGCACCCGCCCGAGGGCGATCGCCTCGTGCGTATCGATGTTTCCGATACCGGCCCCGGCATCCCCGCCGAGATGCGCGACCGTATCTTTGACTCGTTTCTGTCCGGTCGTCCCGATGGCACCGGTCTCGGTCTGGCCATCGCCAAGCGCATCCTCGCCAGCCACCACGGCGACATCGATCTGCGCGCTTCCGGTCCGGAGGGCACCACCATGAGTATCATCCTGCCCTTGGCCTAG